In Temnothorax longispinosus isolate EJ_2023e chromosome 10, Tlon_JGU_v1, whole genome shotgun sequence, a single window of DNA contains:
- the LOC139820600 gene encoding cytochrome P450 4C1-like isoform X3, which translates to MCMHYHGRKGRLINLIPGPSGYPIVGNAFQYLASRGAKWHSRRKILTPTFHFNILQQFIQILIEEGENMSKSLKNAESTVVKNLVPFFSEHTLNAICETAMGTSLRGLGDFQQQYREAVHRMGELFIYRLFRQWLYSDWIFSLTSKGKEQKKMLKILHGFTKRIIAERKVYHDRTNGQYLKIFKNFDNDTSAKRDDAEPVKIRRKRLAMLDLLIAASRDGLMTDSDIREEVDTFMFEGHDTTAMGLCFISALLAEHKDIQDRVRNEVNTALQKNEQKFTMKLLQDLPYLDRCIKEALRLYPSVFAISRIAGEDVKLQSYLVPAGTLLHLNIYGVHRDPNFWSNPEVFDPDRFLPEKIRHRHPYSYLPFSAGPRNCIGQRFAMLEVKAMIAPLVHNFYLEPIDYLKNLRPKIDLVIRVDQLRVKFIPVCKTNLSL; encoded by the exons ATGTGCATGCATTATCATGGAAGAAAGGGGCGACTTATCAATCTTATACCAGGACCATCAGGTTATCCGATTGTTGGAAATGCATTTCAATATCTTGCTTCACGAG GCGCCAAGTGGCATTCACGACGAAAGATATTAACTCCCACATttcatttcaatatattacaGCAGTTTATTCAGATTTTGATCGAAGAAGGTGAAAACATGTCCAAATCTTTGAAAAATGCAGAAAGCACAGTTGTGAAAAATTTAGTACCATTTTTTAGTGAACATACGCTGAATGCAATATGTG AAACTGCCATGGGCACTTCTTTACGAGGCCTCGGTGATTTCCAGCAGCAGTATCGAGAAGCGGTTCATCGGATGGGagaactttttatttacag aCTATTTAGGCAATGGCTGTACAGCGATTGGATATTCTCGTTGACGTCGAAAGGTAAAGAGCAAAAAAAGATGCTGAAGATATTACATGGATTTACTAAACGA ataATTGCTGAAAGAAAAGTTTATCATGATCGCACTAAtggtcaatatttaaaaatatttaaaaattttgataatgaCACGTCGGCAAAAAGAGATGACGCAGAACCGGTAAAAA TACGAAGAAAACGGCTTGCAATGTTAGATCTTCTAATAGCGGCATCTCGTGATGGCCTTATGACTGATTCAGATATTAGGGAGGAAGTTGACACTTTTATGTTTGAG GGTCATGATACTACAGCGATGGGTCTGTGCTTCATTTCGGCACTATTAGCTGAGCATAAGGACATTCAG GATCGTGTCAGGAACGAAGTCAATACTGCCTTGCAAAAAAATGAGCAGAAGTTTACtatgaaattattgcaagaCCTACCATATTTGGACAGATGTATAAAAGAAGCATTGCGCTTATATCCCAGCGTATTTGCAATATCACGAATTGCTGGAGAAGACGTAAAATTAC AGTCATATTTGGTACCTGCTGGAACATTGTTGCATCTTAACATTTACGGAGTCCACAGAGATCCCAATTTTTGGTCAAATCCAGAAGTATTTGATCCTGATAGATTCTTGCCTGAGAAGATCCGACATCGCCATCCTTATTCGTATTTACCATTCAGTGCAGGACCACGTAACTGCATC GGTCAACGATTTGCTATGCTGGAAGTTAAGGCGATGATAGCTCCTCTGGTACACAATTTCTACTTAGAGcctattgattatttaaagaacCTTCGGCCGAAAATTGATTTAGTAATTCGCGTTGATCAACTTCGTGTAAAATTTATCCCTGTCTGTAAAACGAATTTAAGTCTTTGA
- the LOC139820600 gene encoding cytochrome P450 4C1-like isoform X1, which translates to MCMHYHGRKGRLINLIPGPSGYPIVGNAFQYLASREELWKFLITLTDEFYPIGKVWGFFFPVISIRHPNDLETILSSTKHSEKSIFYDILHPWFGTGLLTSGGAKWHSRRRILTPTFHFNILQQFIQILIEEGENMTKSLKNAGDTVVKDLVPFFSAHTLNAICETAMGTSLRGLGDFQQQYREAVYRMGEFLAYRIMRQWLHSDWIFSLTSKGREQKKMLKVLHGFTERIIAERKLYHDRTNGQYLKSFDNDTSAKRDDAESIGMRRKRLAMLDLLIAASRDGLMTDSDIREEVDTFMFEGHDTTAMGLCYISALLAEHKDVQDRVRNEIDSALQENGQKFTMKLLQDLPYLERCIKEALRLYPSVYVISRLPGEDVKLHSYLVPAGTYLHLNIYGVHRDPNFWSNPEVFDPDRFLPEKIRNRHPYSYLPFSAGPRNCIGQRFAMLEMKAMIAPLVHNFYLEPIDYLKNVQMQLDLVLRPAQPLRVKFIPVCKTKASP; encoded by the exons ATGTGCATGCATTATCATGGAAGAAAGGGGCGACTTATCAATCTTATACCAGGACCATCAGGTTATCCGATTGTTGGAAATGCATTTCAATATCTTGCTTCACGAG aagaATTATGGAAGTTTCTGATTACCTTAACTGACGAGTTTTATCCCATTGGAAAAGTTTGGGGATTCTTTTTTCCCGTAATATCCATCCGTCATCCGAATGATTTAGAG ACAATATTAAGCAGCACAAAACATAGCGAAAAgagtattttttatgatattttacatCCGTGGTTCGGTACTGGTCTTCTCACTAGTGGAG GCGCCAAATGGCATTCACGACGAAGGATATTAACCCCcacatttcattttaatatattgcagcaGTTTATTCAGATTTTGATCGAGGAAGGTGAAAACATGACCAAATCTTTGAAAAATGCAGGAGACACAGTTGTGAAAGATTTAGTACCATTTTTTAGCGCACATACGCTGAATGCAATATGTG AAACTGCCATGGGCACTTCTCTACGAGGCCTTGGTGATTTCCAGCAGCAGTATCGAGAAGCGGTTTATCGGATGGGCGAATTTCTTGCTTATAG aataatgaGGCAATGGCTGCACAGCGATTGGATATTCTCATTGACGTCGAAAGGTAGAGAGCAAAAGAAGATGCTGAAGGTATTACATGGATTTACTGAACGA ATAATTGCTGAAAGAAAGCTATATCATGATCGCACTAATGGTCAATACTTGAAGAGCTTTGATAACGACACGTCGGCAAAGAGAGATGACGCAGAATCGATAGGAA TGCGAAGAAAACGGCTTGCAATGTTGGATCTTCTAATAGCAGCATCTCGTGATGGCCTTATGACGGATTCAGATATTAGGGAGGAAGTTGATACTTTTATGTTTGAG GGTCATGATACTACAGCGATGGGTCTGTGCTACATTTCGGCACTATTAGCTGAGCATAAGGACGTTCAG GATCGTGTCAGGAACGAAATTGATTCTGCTTTGCAAGAGAATGGGCAGAAGTTTACTATGAAATTGTTGCAAGACCTACCATATTTGGAGAGATGTATAAAGGAAGCATTGCGCTTATATCCCAGCGTGTATGTCATATCACGTCTTCCTGGGGAAGACGTAAAATTAC ACTCATATTTGGTACCTGCTGGAACATACTTGCATCTTAATATTTACGGAGTCCACAGAGATCCTAATTTTTGGTCAAATCCAGAAGTATTTGATCCCGATAGATTTTTGCCTGAAAAAATCCGAAATCGTCATCCTTATTCGTATTTACCATTCAGCGCTGGACCACGTAACTGCATCG GTCAACGATTCGCTATGCTGGAAATGAAGGCGATGATAGCTCCTCTGGTACACAATTTCTACTTGGAGcctattgattatttaaagaatgttCAGATGCAGCTTGATTTGGTACTTCGCCCTGCTCAGCCACTTCGTGTAAAATTTATCCCTGTCTGTAAAACGAAAGCAAGCCCTTGA
- the LOC139820600 gene encoding cytochrome P450 4C1-like isoform X4 → MCMHYHGRKGRLINLIPGPSGYPIVGNAFQYLASREELWKFLITLTDEFYPIGKVWGFFFPVISIRHPNDLETILSSTKHSEKSIFYDILHPWFGTGLLTSGGAKWHSRRRILTPTFHFNILQQFIQILIEEGENMTKSLKNAGDTVVKDLVPFFSAHTLNAICETAMGTSLRGLGDFQQQYREAVYRMGEFLAYRIMRQWLHSDWIFSLTSKGREQKKMLKVLHGFTERIIAERKLYHDRTNGQYLKSFDNDTSAKRDDAESIGMRRKRLAMLDLLIAASRDGLMTDSDIREEVDTFMFEGHDTTAMGLCYISALLAEHKDVQDRVRNEIDSALQENGQKFTMKLLQDLPYLERCIKEALRLYPSVYVISRLPGEDVKLRTHLTNCFVYIFKYITQHVIKCMKLIFGTCWNILAS, encoded by the exons ATGTGCATGCATTATCATGGAAGAAAGGGGCGACTTATCAATCTTATACCAGGACCATCAGGTTATCCGATTGTTGGAAATGCATTTCAATATCTTGCTTCACGAG aagaATTATGGAAGTTTCTGATTACCTTAACTGACGAGTTTTATCCCATTGGAAAAGTTTGGGGATTCTTTTTTCCCGTAATATCCATCCGTCATCCGAATGATTTAGAG ACAATATTAAGCAGCACAAAACATAGCGAAAAgagtattttttatgatattttacatCCGTGGTTCGGTACTGGTCTTCTCACTAGTGGAG GCGCCAAATGGCATTCACGACGAAGGATATTAACCCCcacatttcattttaatatattgcagcaGTTTATTCAGATTTTGATCGAGGAAGGTGAAAACATGACCAAATCTTTGAAAAATGCAGGAGACACAGTTGTGAAAGATTTAGTACCATTTTTTAGCGCACATACGCTGAATGCAATATGTG AAACTGCCATGGGCACTTCTCTACGAGGCCTTGGTGATTTCCAGCAGCAGTATCGAGAAGCGGTTTATCGGATGGGCGAATTTCTTGCTTATAG aataatgaGGCAATGGCTGCACAGCGATTGGATATTCTCATTGACGTCGAAAGGTAGAGAGCAAAAGAAGATGCTGAAGGTATTACATGGATTTACTGAACGA ATAATTGCTGAAAGAAAGCTATATCATGATCGCACTAATGGTCAATACTTGAAGAGCTTTGATAACGACACGTCGGCAAAGAGAGATGACGCAGAATCGATAGGAA TGCGAAGAAAACGGCTTGCAATGTTGGATCTTCTAATAGCAGCATCTCGTGATGGCCTTATGACGGATTCAGATATTAGGGAGGAAGTTGATACTTTTATGTTTGAG GGTCATGATACTACAGCGATGGGTCTGTGCTACATTTCGGCACTATTAGCTGAGCATAAGGACGTTCAG GATCGTGTCAGGAACGAAATTGATTCTGCTTTGCAAGAGAATGGGCAGAAGTTTACTATGAAATTGTTGCAAGACCTACCATATTTGGAGAGATGTATAAAGGAAGCATTGCGCTTATATCCCAGCGTGTATGTCATATCACGTCTTCCTGGGGAAGACGTAAAATTACGTACGCATCTAACcaattgttttgtatatatttttaaatatattacgcaaCATGTCATCAAATGTATGAA ACTCATATTTGGTACCTGCTGGAACATACTTGCATCTTAA
- the LOC139820600 gene encoding cytochrome P450 4C1-like isoform X2 has translation MEERGDLSILYQDHQVIRLLEMHFNILLHETILSSTKHSEKSIFYDILHPWFGTGLLTSGGAKWHSRRKILTPTFHFNILQQFIQILIEEGENMSKSLKNAESTVVKNLVPFFSEHTLNAICETAMGTSLRGLGDFQQQYREAVHRMGELFIYRLFRQWLYSDWIFSLTSKGKEQKKMLKILHGFTKRIIAERKVYHDRTNGQYLKIFKNFDNDTSAKRDDAEPVKIRRKRLAMLDLLIAASRDGLMTDSDIREEVDTFMFEGHDTTAMGLCFISALLAEHKDIQDRVRNEVNTALQKNEQKFTMKLLQDLPYLDRCIKEALRLYPSVFAISRIAGEDVKLQSYLVPAGTLLHLNIYGVHRDPNFWSNPEVFDPDRFLPEKIRHRHPYSYLPFSAGPRNCIGQRFAMLEVKAMIAPLVHNFYLEPIDYLKNLRPKIDLVIRVDQLRVKFIPVCKTNLSL, from the exons ATGGAAGAAAGGGGCGACTTATCAATCTTATACCAGGACCATCAGGTTATCCGATTGTTGGAAATGCATTTCAATATCTTGCTTCACGAG ACAATATTAAGCAGCACAAAACATAGCGAAAAgagtattttttatgatattttacatCCGTGGTTCGGTACTGGTCTTCTCACTAGTGGAG GCGCCAAGTGGCATTCACGACGAAAGATATTAACTCCCACATttcatttcaatatattacaGCAGTTTATTCAGATTTTGATCGAAGAAGGTGAAAACATGTCCAAATCTTTGAAAAATGCAGAAAGCACAGTTGTGAAAAATTTAGTACCATTTTTTAGTGAACATACGCTGAATGCAATATGTG AAACTGCCATGGGCACTTCTTTACGAGGCCTCGGTGATTTCCAGCAGCAGTATCGAGAAGCGGTTCATCGGATGGGagaactttttatttacag aCTATTTAGGCAATGGCTGTACAGCGATTGGATATTCTCGTTGACGTCGAAAGGTAAAGAGCAAAAAAAGATGCTGAAGATATTACATGGATTTACTAAACGA ataATTGCTGAAAGAAAAGTTTATCATGATCGCACTAAtggtcaatatttaaaaatatttaaaaattttgataatgaCACGTCGGCAAAAAGAGATGACGCAGAACCGGTAAAAA TACGAAGAAAACGGCTTGCAATGTTAGATCTTCTAATAGCGGCATCTCGTGATGGCCTTATGACTGATTCAGATATTAGGGAGGAAGTTGACACTTTTATGTTTGAG GGTCATGATACTACAGCGATGGGTCTGTGCTTCATTTCGGCACTATTAGCTGAGCATAAGGACATTCAG GATCGTGTCAGGAACGAAGTCAATACTGCCTTGCAAAAAAATGAGCAGAAGTTTACtatgaaattattgcaagaCCTACCATATTTGGACAGATGTATAAAAGAAGCATTGCGCTTATATCCCAGCGTATTTGCAATATCACGAATTGCTGGAGAAGACGTAAAATTAC AGTCATATTTGGTACCTGCTGGAACATTGTTGCATCTTAACATTTACGGAGTCCACAGAGATCCCAATTTTTGGTCAAATCCAGAAGTATTTGATCCTGATAGATTCTTGCCTGAGAAGATCCGACATCGCCATCCTTATTCGTATTTACCATTCAGTGCAGGACCACGTAACTGCATC GGTCAACGATTTGCTATGCTGGAAGTTAAGGCGATGATAGCTCCTCTGGTACACAATTTCTACTTAGAGcctattgattatttaaagaacCTTCGGCCGAAAATTGATTTAGTAATTCGCGTTGATCAACTTCGTGTAAAATTTATCCCTGTCTGTAAAACGAATTTAAGTCTTTGA
- the LOC139820600 gene encoding cytochrome P450 4C1-like isoform X5, producing the protein MEERGDLSILYQDHQVIRLLEMHFNILLHEQFIQILIEEGENMSKSLKNAESTVVKNLVPFFSEHTLNAICETAMGTSLRGLGDFQQQYREAVHRMGELFIYRLFRQWLYSDWIFSLTSKGKEQKKMLKILHGFTKRIIAERKVYHDRTNGQYLKIFKNFDNDTSAKRDDAEPVKIRRKRLAMLDLLIAASRDGLMTDSDIREEVDTFMFEGHDTTAMGLCFISALLAEHKDIQDRVRNEVNTALQKNEQKFTMKLLQDLPYLDRCIKEALRLYPSVFAISRIAGEDVKLQSYLVPAGTLLHLNIYGVHRDPNFWSNPEVFDPDRFLPEKIRHRHPYSYLPFSAGPRNCIGQRFAMLEVKAMIAPLVHNFYLEPIDYLKNLRPKIDLVIRVDQLRVKFIPVCKTNLSL; encoded by the exons ATGGAAGAAAGGGGCGACTTATCAATCTTATACCAGGACCATCAGGTTATCCGATTGTTGGAAATGCATTTCAATATCTTGCTTCACGAG CAGTTTATTCAGATTTTGATCGAAGAAGGTGAAAACATGTCCAAATCTTTGAAAAATGCAGAAAGCACAGTTGTGAAAAATTTAGTACCATTTTTTAGTGAACATACGCTGAATGCAATATGTG AAACTGCCATGGGCACTTCTTTACGAGGCCTCGGTGATTTCCAGCAGCAGTATCGAGAAGCGGTTCATCGGATGGGagaactttttatttacag aCTATTTAGGCAATGGCTGTACAGCGATTGGATATTCTCGTTGACGTCGAAAGGTAAAGAGCAAAAAAAGATGCTGAAGATATTACATGGATTTACTAAACGA ataATTGCTGAAAGAAAAGTTTATCATGATCGCACTAAtggtcaatatttaaaaatatttaaaaattttgataatgaCACGTCGGCAAAAAGAGATGACGCAGAACCGGTAAAAA TACGAAGAAAACGGCTTGCAATGTTAGATCTTCTAATAGCGGCATCTCGTGATGGCCTTATGACTGATTCAGATATTAGGGAGGAAGTTGACACTTTTATGTTTGAG GGTCATGATACTACAGCGATGGGTCTGTGCTTCATTTCGGCACTATTAGCTGAGCATAAGGACATTCAG GATCGTGTCAGGAACGAAGTCAATACTGCCTTGCAAAAAAATGAGCAGAAGTTTACtatgaaattattgcaagaCCTACCATATTTGGACAGATGTATAAAAGAAGCATTGCGCTTATATCCCAGCGTATTTGCAATATCACGAATTGCTGGAGAAGACGTAAAATTAC AGTCATATTTGGTACCTGCTGGAACATTGTTGCATCTTAACATTTACGGAGTCCACAGAGATCCCAATTTTTGGTCAAATCCAGAAGTATTTGATCCTGATAGATTCTTGCCTGAGAAGATCCGACATCGCCATCCTTATTCGTATTTACCATTCAGTGCAGGACCACGTAACTGCATC GGTCAACGATTTGCTATGCTGGAAGTTAAGGCGATGATAGCTCCTCTGGTACACAATTTCTACTTAGAGcctattgattatttaaagaacCTTCGGCCGAAAATTGATTTAGTAATTCGCGTTGATCAACTTCGTGTAAAATTTATCCCTGTCTGTAAAACGAATTTAAGTCTTTGA